In Kryptolebias marmoratus isolate JLee-2015 linkage group LG4, ASM164957v2, whole genome shotgun sequence, the following proteins share a genomic window:
- the sfmbt1 gene encoding scm-like with four MBT domains protein 1 isoform X2, with protein sequence MIRAPSLDLERGRGTSMSQETLESDGECAQDVADFNWDDYLEETGAVAVPHHAFKHVDQGLQTGLTPGMKLEVCARSEADSPYWVATIITTCGQLLLLRYEGYQDDRRADFWCDIMAADLHPLGWSRQHGKTMRPPEGVREKHPDWEALLEKSLAEECSAPASLLEMPQRGRDPVELLCAGCYVELQDGANPGLAWAAEVEENVGGRLKLRLLGTKGLPDTPATLWLFYLHPRLHPPGWAKEHGCTLRPPSELLALQTEEEWEEVRRRISDLPQDEALTAELTKDQPAVADHCFKERMKLEAVDPAAPISIRPATVTKVFNEKYFLVTMDDLCGIDEPEGAGRSFLCHRDSPGIFPAQWSLKNGLSLSPPPGHQGPDFDWADYLKQCESEAAPQHCFPTDQCEHGFKEAMKLEAVNPLSPENIHVATVTRVKGQYIWLSLEGLKQPMPELIVHVDSLDIFPVSWCETNGYPLVYPIKLSVENERKIAVVQPEKQTPPKSSSPDAVKQQMTNQSETGQGNGKYCCPKIYFNHRCFSGPYLNKGRIAELPQFIGPGNCVLVLKEVLTLLINSAYKPSRVLRELQLDQESRWQGHGEILKAKYKGKSYRATVEIVRTADRVADFCRKTCIKLECCPNLFGPRMVLEHCSENCSVLTKTKYTYYYGKKKSKRVGRPPGSQTSLDSSAKRRGRRRKRRKQLFVHKKRRSSASVDNTPAGSPQGSGEEEDLDEDDSLSEDTGSEMQDDLQDDSEQSVGKSQPATPSPSPPATPRPSRRRRKPRSPSFSDDENHPPSPKTSKVEPPQKLCLDTSPLEWSVSDVVRFIRTTDCAPLARIFLDQEIDGQALLLLNLPTVQECMDLKLGPAIKLCHHIERVKLAFYQQFAT encoded by the exons ATGATTCG AGCTCCTAGTCTCGACCTTGAAAGGGGGCGGGGCACCAGCATGAGCCAGGAGACGCTGGAGTCTG ACGGAGAGTGTGCTCAGGATGTGGCTGACTTTAACTGGGACGACTACCTGGAGGAGACTGGAGCCGTGGCTGTGCCCCATCACGCCTTCAAACAT GTGGACCAGGGCCTGCAGACAGGACTGACCCCTGGCATGAAGCTGGAGGTGTGTGCGCGCTCAGAGGCCGACAGCCCTTACTGGGTGGCCACCATCATCACCACGTGtggccagctgctgctgctgcgctaCGAGGGATACCAGGACGACCGCCGCGCCGACTTCTGGTGCGACATCATGGCGGCGGACCTGCACCCGCTGGGCTGGAGCCGGCAGCACGGCAAGACCATGAGGCCGCCCGAGG GTGTGCGTGAGAAACATCCAGACTGGGAGGCTCTGCTGGAAAAGTCCTTGGCTGAGGAGTGCAGCGCACCCGCCAGCCTGCTGGAAATG cctCAGCGTGGCAGAGACCCCGTGGAGCTTCTGTGCGCGGGCTGCTACGTGGAGCTCCAGGACGGCGCGAACCCGGGGCTGGCTTGGGCCGCCGAGGTGGAGGAGAACGTCGGAGGAAGGCTGAAGCTGCGGCTGCTCGGCACCAAGGGCCTCCCGGACACACCCGCTACGCTCTGGCTCTTTTACCTCCACCCGCGCCTCCACCCACCGGGCTGGGCCAAAGAGCACGGCTGCACCCTGAGGCCTCCTTCAG AGCTGTTGGCGCTgcagactgaggaggagtgggAGGAGGTTAGACGGAGGATAAGCGACCTTCCTCAAGACGAAGCTCTGACTGCAGAGTTGACTAAG GATCAGCCTGCCGTCGCTGATCATTGTTTCAAGGAAAGGATGAAACTAGAAGCTGTTGACCCTGCTGCACCTATTTCCATCAGGCCTGCTACTGTCACCAAG GTGTTCAATGAGAAATACTTTCTGGTGACAATGGATGACCTCTGTGGAATTGATGAGCCGGAAGGCGCCGGTCGGTCCTTCCTGTGTCACAGAGACAGTCCGGGGATCTTCCCGGCTCAGTGGAGTCTCAAAAACGGGCTCTCCCTGTCCCCCCCACCAG GACACCAGGGACCTGACTTTGACTGGGCAGATTACCTGAAGCAGTGCGAGTCCGAGGCCGCTCCTCAGCATTGCTTCCCAACC gATCAGTGTGAACACGGCTTTAAGGAAGCAATGAAACTGGAGGCTGTCAACCCGCTATCACCGGAGAACATTCACGTGGCCACAGTCACAAGGGTCAAAGGGCAATACATTTGGCTTAGCCTGGAGG GTCTGAAGCAGCCAATGCCAGAGCTAATAGTTCATGTGGATTCTCTGGACATctttcctgtcagctggtgtGAAACAAACGGCTATCCACTGGTCTACCCCATCAAGCTCTCAG tcgagaatgaaagaaaaatcgCAGTCGTGCAGCCAGAGAAACA AACTCCACCAAAGTCTTCATCACCTGATGCTGTCAAACAGCAGATGACGAACCAGTCTGAGACAG GCCAAGGCAATGGAAAATACTGCTGTCCCAAGATCTATTTCAACCACAGGTGCTTCTCAGGTCCTTACCTTAACAAAGGACGCATTGCTGAGCTTCCTCAGTTCATCGGCCCTGGAAACTGTGTCCTCGTTCTGAAAGAG GTTCTGACTCTGCTGATAAACTCGGCGTACAAGCCCAGCCGAGTGCTGAGGGAGCTGCAGCTGGATCAGGAGAGCCGCTGGCAAGGCCATGGAGAGATACTCAAAGCCAA GTACAAGGGAAAGAGTTACCGAGCCACGGTGGAAATAGTTCGCACTGCAGACCGGGTGGCAGACTTCTGCAGGAAGACCTGCATCAAACTGGAGTGCTGCCCCAACCTGTTTGGACCACGCATGGTCCTGGAGCACTGTTCAGAGAACTGCTCTGTCCTCACCAAAACCAAATACA CGTATTACTACggaaagaaaaagagtaaaCGTGTTGGTCGTCCTCCTGGGAGCCAGACCAGTTTAGATAGCAGTGcgaagaggagaggaagaaggaggaagaggaggaagcagcTCTTTGTCCATAAAAAGAGACGCTCTTCAGCCTCAGTGGACAACACGCCTGCTGGGTCTCCACAG GGCAGTGGAGAAGAGGAAGATCTGGATGAAGATGACTCCCTGAGTGAAGACACTGGCTCCGAGATGCAGGATGATCTCCAGGATGATTCTGAACAGTCGGTGGGTAAATCTCAGCCTGCCACACCGTCCCCCTCGCCGCCAGCAACACCCAGGCCCTCCCGCAGACGCCGGAAACCCCGCTCCCCGTCCTTCTCTGATGACGAGAACCACCCGCCGTCGCCCAAG ACGTCAAAGGTTGAACCTCCTCAGAAGCTGTGTTTGGACACCAGCCCGCTGGAGTGGAGCGTTTCTGATGTGGTTCGCTTCATCAGGACTACAGACTGTGCACCTCTTGCAAGAATTTTCTTggatcag gaGATCGACGGGcaggcgctgctgctgctgaacctTCCCACAGTGCAGGAGTGCATGGACCTGAAGCTGGGACCGGCCATCAAGCTGTGCCACCACATCGAGAGGGTCAAGCTGGCATTTTATCAACAGTTTGCTACGTAG
- the sfmbt1 gene encoding scm-like with four MBT domains protein 1 isoform X1: MIRAPSLDLERGRGTSMSQETLESDGECAQDVADFNWDDYLEETGAVAVPHHAFKHVDQGLQTGLTPGMKLEVCARSEADSPYWVATIITTCGQLLLLRYEGYQDDRRADFWCDIMAADLHPLGWSRQHGKTMRPPEGVREKHPDWEALLEKSLAEECSAPASLLEMPQRGRDPVELLCAGCYVELQDGANPGLAWAAEVEENVGGRLKLRLLGTKGLPDTPATLWLFYLHPRLHPPGWAKEHGCTLRPPSELLALQTEEEWEEVRRRISDLPQDEALTAELTKDQPAVADHCFKERMKLEAVDPAAPISIRPATVTKVFNEKYFLVTMDDLCGIDEPEGAGRSFLCHRDSPGIFPAQWSLKNGLSLSPPPGHQGPDFDWADYLKQCESEAAPQHCFPTDQCEHGFKEAMKLEAVNPLSPENIHVATVTRVKGQYIWLSLEGLKQPMPELIVHVDSLDIFPVSWCETNGYPLVYPIKLSVENERKIAVVQPEKHRTPPKSSSPDAVKQQMTNQSETGQGNGKYCCPKIYFNHRCFSGPYLNKGRIAELPQFIGPGNCVLVLKEVLTLLINSAYKPSRVLRELQLDQESRWQGHGEILKAKYKGKSYRATVEIVRTADRVADFCRKTCIKLECCPNLFGPRMVLEHCSENCSVLTKTKYTYYYGKKKSKRVGRPPGSQTSLDSSAKRRGRRRKRRKQLFVHKKRRSSASVDNTPAGSPQGSGEEEDLDEDDSLSEDTGSEMQDDLQDDSEQSVGKSQPATPSPSPPATPRPSRRRRKPRSPSFSDDENHPPSPKTSKVEPPQKLCLDTSPLEWSVSDVVRFIRTTDCAPLARIFLDQEIDGQALLLLNLPTVQECMDLKLGPAIKLCHHIERVKLAFYQQFAT, translated from the exons ATGATTCG AGCTCCTAGTCTCGACCTTGAAAGGGGGCGGGGCACCAGCATGAGCCAGGAGACGCTGGAGTCTG ACGGAGAGTGTGCTCAGGATGTGGCTGACTTTAACTGGGACGACTACCTGGAGGAGACTGGAGCCGTGGCTGTGCCCCATCACGCCTTCAAACAT GTGGACCAGGGCCTGCAGACAGGACTGACCCCTGGCATGAAGCTGGAGGTGTGTGCGCGCTCAGAGGCCGACAGCCCTTACTGGGTGGCCACCATCATCACCACGTGtggccagctgctgctgctgcgctaCGAGGGATACCAGGACGACCGCCGCGCCGACTTCTGGTGCGACATCATGGCGGCGGACCTGCACCCGCTGGGCTGGAGCCGGCAGCACGGCAAGACCATGAGGCCGCCCGAGG GTGTGCGTGAGAAACATCCAGACTGGGAGGCTCTGCTGGAAAAGTCCTTGGCTGAGGAGTGCAGCGCACCCGCCAGCCTGCTGGAAATG cctCAGCGTGGCAGAGACCCCGTGGAGCTTCTGTGCGCGGGCTGCTACGTGGAGCTCCAGGACGGCGCGAACCCGGGGCTGGCTTGGGCCGCCGAGGTGGAGGAGAACGTCGGAGGAAGGCTGAAGCTGCGGCTGCTCGGCACCAAGGGCCTCCCGGACACACCCGCTACGCTCTGGCTCTTTTACCTCCACCCGCGCCTCCACCCACCGGGCTGGGCCAAAGAGCACGGCTGCACCCTGAGGCCTCCTTCAG AGCTGTTGGCGCTgcagactgaggaggagtgggAGGAGGTTAGACGGAGGATAAGCGACCTTCCTCAAGACGAAGCTCTGACTGCAGAGTTGACTAAG GATCAGCCTGCCGTCGCTGATCATTGTTTCAAGGAAAGGATGAAACTAGAAGCTGTTGACCCTGCTGCACCTATTTCCATCAGGCCTGCTACTGTCACCAAG GTGTTCAATGAGAAATACTTTCTGGTGACAATGGATGACCTCTGTGGAATTGATGAGCCGGAAGGCGCCGGTCGGTCCTTCCTGTGTCACAGAGACAGTCCGGGGATCTTCCCGGCTCAGTGGAGTCTCAAAAACGGGCTCTCCCTGTCCCCCCCACCAG GACACCAGGGACCTGACTTTGACTGGGCAGATTACCTGAAGCAGTGCGAGTCCGAGGCCGCTCCTCAGCATTGCTTCCCAACC gATCAGTGTGAACACGGCTTTAAGGAAGCAATGAAACTGGAGGCTGTCAACCCGCTATCACCGGAGAACATTCACGTGGCCACAGTCACAAGGGTCAAAGGGCAATACATTTGGCTTAGCCTGGAGG GTCTGAAGCAGCCAATGCCAGAGCTAATAGTTCATGTGGATTCTCTGGACATctttcctgtcagctggtgtGAAACAAACGGCTATCCACTGGTCTACCCCATCAAGCTCTCAG tcgagaatgaaagaaaaatcgCAGTCGTGCAGCCAGAGAAACA CAGAACTCCACCAAAGTCTTCATCACCTGATGCTGTCAAACAGCAGATGACGAACCAGTCTGAGACAG GCCAAGGCAATGGAAAATACTGCTGTCCCAAGATCTATTTCAACCACAGGTGCTTCTCAGGTCCTTACCTTAACAAAGGACGCATTGCTGAGCTTCCTCAGTTCATCGGCCCTGGAAACTGTGTCCTCGTTCTGAAAGAG GTTCTGACTCTGCTGATAAACTCGGCGTACAAGCCCAGCCGAGTGCTGAGGGAGCTGCAGCTGGATCAGGAGAGCCGCTGGCAAGGCCATGGAGAGATACTCAAAGCCAA GTACAAGGGAAAGAGTTACCGAGCCACGGTGGAAATAGTTCGCACTGCAGACCGGGTGGCAGACTTCTGCAGGAAGACCTGCATCAAACTGGAGTGCTGCCCCAACCTGTTTGGACCACGCATGGTCCTGGAGCACTGTTCAGAGAACTGCTCTGTCCTCACCAAAACCAAATACA CGTATTACTACggaaagaaaaagagtaaaCGTGTTGGTCGTCCTCCTGGGAGCCAGACCAGTTTAGATAGCAGTGcgaagaggagaggaagaaggaggaagaggaggaagcagcTCTTTGTCCATAAAAAGAGACGCTCTTCAGCCTCAGTGGACAACACGCCTGCTGGGTCTCCACAG GGCAGTGGAGAAGAGGAAGATCTGGATGAAGATGACTCCCTGAGTGAAGACACTGGCTCCGAGATGCAGGATGATCTCCAGGATGATTCTGAACAGTCGGTGGGTAAATCTCAGCCTGCCACACCGTCCCCCTCGCCGCCAGCAACACCCAGGCCCTCCCGCAGACGCCGGAAACCCCGCTCCCCGTCCTTCTCTGATGACGAGAACCACCCGCCGTCGCCCAAG ACGTCAAAGGTTGAACCTCCTCAGAAGCTGTGTTTGGACACCAGCCCGCTGGAGTGGAGCGTTTCTGATGTGGTTCGCTTCATCAGGACTACAGACTGTGCACCTCTTGCAAGAATTTTCTTggatcag gaGATCGACGGGcaggcgctgctgctgctgaacctTCCCACAGTGCAGGAGTGCATGGACCTGAAGCTGGGACCGGCCATCAAGCTGTGCCACCACATCGAGAGGGTCAAGCTGGCATTTTATCAACAGTTTGCTACGTAG
- the sfmbt1 gene encoding scm-like with four MBT domains protein 1 isoform X3 produces MSQETLESDGECAQDVADFNWDDYLEETGAVAVPHHAFKHVDQGLQTGLTPGMKLEVCARSEADSPYWVATIITTCGQLLLLRYEGYQDDRRADFWCDIMAADLHPLGWSRQHGKTMRPPEGVREKHPDWEALLEKSLAEECSAPASLLEMPQRGRDPVELLCAGCYVELQDGANPGLAWAAEVEENVGGRLKLRLLGTKGLPDTPATLWLFYLHPRLHPPGWAKEHGCTLRPPSELLALQTEEEWEEVRRRISDLPQDEALTAELTKDQPAVADHCFKERMKLEAVDPAAPISIRPATVTKVFNEKYFLVTMDDLCGIDEPEGAGRSFLCHRDSPGIFPAQWSLKNGLSLSPPPGHQGPDFDWADYLKQCESEAAPQHCFPTDQCEHGFKEAMKLEAVNPLSPENIHVATVTRVKGQYIWLSLEGLKQPMPELIVHVDSLDIFPVSWCETNGYPLVYPIKLSVENERKIAVVQPEKHRTPPKSSSPDAVKQQMTNQSETGQGNGKYCCPKIYFNHRCFSGPYLNKGRIAELPQFIGPGNCVLVLKEVLTLLINSAYKPSRVLRELQLDQESRWQGHGEILKAKYKGKSYRATVEIVRTADRVADFCRKTCIKLECCPNLFGPRMVLEHCSENCSVLTKTKYTYYYGKKKSKRVGRPPGSQTSLDSSAKRRGRRRKRRKQLFVHKKRRSSASVDNTPAGSPQGSGEEEDLDEDDSLSEDTGSEMQDDLQDDSEQSVGKSQPATPSPSPPATPRPSRRRRKPRSPSFSDDENHPPSPKTSKVEPPQKLCLDTSPLEWSVSDVVRFIRTTDCAPLARIFLDQEIDGQALLLLNLPTVQECMDLKLGPAIKLCHHIERVKLAFYQQFAT; encoded by the exons ATGAGCCAGGAGACGCTGGAGTCTG ACGGAGAGTGTGCTCAGGATGTGGCTGACTTTAACTGGGACGACTACCTGGAGGAGACTGGAGCCGTGGCTGTGCCCCATCACGCCTTCAAACAT GTGGACCAGGGCCTGCAGACAGGACTGACCCCTGGCATGAAGCTGGAGGTGTGTGCGCGCTCAGAGGCCGACAGCCCTTACTGGGTGGCCACCATCATCACCACGTGtggccagctgctgctgctgcgctaCGAGGGATACCAGGACGACCGCCGCGCCGACTTCTGGTGCGACATCATGGCGGCGGACCTGCACCCGCTGGGCTGGAGCCGGCAGCACGGCAAGACCATGAGGCCGCCCGAGG GTGTGCGTGAGAAACATCCAGACTGGGAGGCTCTGCTGGAAAAGTCCTTGGCTGAGGAGTGCAGCGCACCCGCCAGCCTGCTGGAAATG cctCAGCGTGGCAGAGACCCCGTGGAGCTTCTGTGCGCGGGCTGCTACGTGGAGCTCCAGGACGGCGCGAACCCGGGGCTGGCTTGGGCCGCCGAGGTGGAGGAGAACGTCGGAGGAAGGCTGAAGCTGCGGCTGCTCGGCACCAAGGGCCTCCCGGACACACCCGCTACGCTCTGGCTCTTTTACCTCCACCCGCGCCTCCACCCACCGGGCTGGGCCAAAGAGCACGGCTGCACCCTGAGGCCTCCTTCAG AGCTGTTGGCGCTgcagactgaggaggagtgggAGGAGGTTAGACGGAGGATAAGCGACCTTCCTCAAGACGAAGCTCTGACTGCAGAGTTGACTAAG GATCAGCCTGCCGTCGCTGATCATTGTTTCAAGGAAAGGATGAAACTAGAAGCTGTTGACCCTGCTGCACCTATTTCCATCAGGCCTGCTACTGTCACCAAG GTGTTCAATGAGAAATACTTTCTGGTGACAATGGATGACCTCTGTGGAATTGATGAGCCGGAAGGCGCCGGTCGGTCCTTCCTGTGTCACAGAGACAGTCCGGGGATCTTCCCGGCTCAGTGGAGTCTCAAAAACGGGCTCTCCCTGTCCCCCCCACCAG GACACCAGGGACCTGACTTTGACTGGGCAGATTACCTGAAGCAGTGCGAGTCCGAGGCCGCTCCTCAGCATTGCTTCCCAACC gATCAGTGTGAACACGGCTTTAAGGAAGCAATGAAACTGGAGGCTGTCAACCCGCTATCACCGGAGAACATTCACGTGGCCACAGTCACAAGGGTCAAAGGGCAATACATTTGGCTTAGCCTGGAGG GTCTGAAGCAGCCAATGCCAGAGCTAATAGTTCATGTGGATTCTCTGGACATctttcctgtcagctggtgtGAAACAAACGGCTATCCACTGGTCTACCCCATCAAGCTCTCAG tcgagaatgaaagaaaaatcgCAGTCGTGCAGCCAGAGAAACA CAGAACTCCACCAAAGTCTTCATCACCTGATGCTGTCAAACAGCAGATGACGAACCAGTCTGAGACAG GCCAAGGCAATGGAAAATACTGCTGTCCCAAGATCTATTTCAACCACAGGTGCTTCTCAGGTCCTTACCTTAACAAAGGACGCATTGCTGAGCTTCCTCAGTTCATCGGCCCTGGAAACTGTGTCCTCGTTCTGAAAGAG GTTCTGACTCTGCTGATAAACTCGGCGTACAAGCCCAGCCGAGTGCTGAGGGAGCTGCAGCTGGATCAGGAGAGCCGCTGGCAAGGCCATGGAGAGATACTCAAAGCCAA GTACAAGGGAAAGAGTTACCGAGCCACGGTGGAAATAGTTCGCACTGCAGACCGGGTGGCAGACTTCTGCAGGAAGACCTGCATCAAACTGGAGTGCTGCCCCAACCTGTTTGGACCACGCATGGTCCTGGAGCACTGTTCAGAGAACTGCTCTGTCCTCACCAAAACCAAATACA CGTATTACTACggaaagaaaaagagtaaaCGTGTTGGTCGTCCTCCTGGGAGCCAGACCAGTTTAGATAGCAGTGcgaagaggagaggaagaaggaggaagaggaggaagcagcTCTTTGTCCATAAAAAGAGACGCTCTTCAGCCTCAGTGGACAACACGCCTGCTGGGTCTCCACAG GGCAGTGGAGAAGAGGAAGATCTGGATGAAGATGACTCCCTGAGTGAAGACACTGGCTCCGAGATGCAGGATGATCTCCAGGATGATTCTGAACAGTCGGTGGGTAAATCTCAGCCTGCCACACCGTCCCCCTCGCCGCCAGCAACACCCAGGCCCTCCCGCAGACGCCGGAAACCCCGCTCCCCGTCCTTCTCTGATGACGAGAACCACCCGCCGTCGCCCAAG ACGTCAAAGGTTGAACCTCCTCAGAAGCTGTGTTTGGACACCAGCCCGCTGGAGTGGAGCGTTTCTGATGTGGTTCGCTTCATCAGGACTACAGACTGTGCACCTCTTGCAAGAATTTTCTTggatcag gaGATCGACGGGcaggcgctgctgctgctgaacctTCCCACAGTGCAGGAGTGCATGGACCTGAAGCTGGGACCGGCCATCAAGCTGTGCCACCACATCGAGAGGGTCAAGCTGGCATTTTATCAACAGTTTGCTACGTAG